A region of the Dickeya chrysanthemi NCPPB 402 genome:
GGTCAGGTTTTAAGTAACGTGATTGCCGAAGCCAAACGCGAGGGAATAAAAGTACTGGCTTATGACCGTATGATTAATAATGCGGATATCGATTTTTACATTTCGTTTGATAATGAAAAAGTCGGAGAGCTTCAGGCACAATATTTAATTAATAAGGTGCCGCAGGGCAGTTATTTTCTGATGGGCGGCTCGCCGGTTGATAATAACGCCAAACTGTTCCGTCAGGGACAGATGAAAGTATTAAAACCATTAATTGATAGCGGCAAGATTAAGGTCGCGGGCGACCAGTGGGTGGATGCCTGGCTGCCGGAAAATGCGCTGAAAATCATGGAAAACGCGTTGACCGCCAACAACAACAAGATTGATGCGGTGGTGGCGTCGAACGATGCGACCGCGGGCGGTGCGATTCAGGCGCTCTCCGCTCAGGGCCTGGCCGGCAAGGTGGCGATATCCGGTCAGGATGCCGACCTGGCGGCCATCAAGCGGATCGGGTCCGGCACTCAGACCATGACCGTGTACAAACCGATTAGCAAACTGGCGCAGGACGCGGCGACTATCGCGGTGTTGCTGGGGCAGGGGAAAAAACCGGAGTCTAACGCCACGCTCAATAACGGCAAGAAAGAGGTGCCTGCCTTCCTGTTGACGCCTATCCCGGTCGATAAGGCGAATATCGATAGCACCGTCGTCGCCGACGGATTCCATAAGAAAGCGGATATCTATTAACCCGTTCGTTCGTCGTCCGGCGAACCGCAGCCGCGGTATTGCCGGATGTGCGGCATCGGCCAGGTGGAGGGGGTATGCCGTATCTGTTGGAAATGAAAAACATCACCAAGGCTTTCGGGGCGGTGAAAGCGGTAGACAATGTCAGTCTGCAACTGGACGCAGGGCAGGTGTTGTCGCTGTGCGGCGAGAACGGTTCCGGCAAGTCGACATTGATGAAAGTGCTGTGCGCGGTTTATCCCTACGGCAGCTATGAAGGCAGCATCCGATTCGCTGGCGATGAGCTGCGAGCCGGGCATATCCGTGATACCGAGCAGAAAGGAATCGCCATCATTCATCAGGAACTGGCGCTGGTTAAAGAGATGACAGTGCTGGAGAACATTTTTCTTGGTAATGAATGGACGTATGCCGGTGTGATGGATTACGACGCCATGTACCTGCGTTGTCAGACTATGCTGGCGCAGGTGCGGCTGGATATCGACCCGAATACCCGCGTCGGCGAACTGGGGTTAGGTCAACAGCAACTGGTGGAGATCGCCAAAGCGCTGAATAAGCAAGTCAGGCTGCTGATTCTCGATGAACCGACCGCGTCGCTGACCGAACGGGAAACCGGTGTATTGCTGGATATCGTGCGTGACCTGCGTCACCACGGTATCGCCTGTATCTACATCTCCCACAAGCTTAACGAGGTCAAGGCGATTTCCGATGTGATCTGCGTGATCCGCGATGGCAGGCACATCGGCACCTGTCCGGCGGATTCGCTCAGCGAGGATCAGATTATCGCCATGATGGTGGGGCGCGAGCTGACGGAGCTGTATCCGAACGAGCCGCATCAGATCGGTGAAGAGGTGTTGCGGGTGGAGCACCTGACCGCCTGGCACCCGGTCAACCGGCATATTCGCCGGGTAGACGATGTGTCGTTCAGCCTGCACCGTGGTGAAGTGCTGGGGATCGCCGGGTTGGTCGGTGCCGGGCGCACCGAGACGGTTCAGTGCCTGTTCGGTGCCTATCCGGGGCAATGGCAGGGCGAAATCCGTGTGGAAGGAAAGCCAGTCGTTATCCGCCACTGCCGGCAGGCGATGGCGCTGGGGATCGCCATGGTGCCGGAAGACCGTAAAAAAGACGGCATTATTCCGGTAATGAGCGTGGCGCAGAATATTACACTGGCGGCGCTCGACCAGTTCACCGGTGCACTGTCGGTGTTGCGGGATGCTGATGAACAGCACAGCCTGCGGGAGTCGATAACCCATCTGAAAGTCAAAACAGCGTCGCCGGAACTGGCGATTGCCCGTCTCAGCGGCGGCAACCAGCAAAAGGCCATTCTGGCGAAGTGCCTGCTGTTGCGCCCGAAAATCCTGATTCTGGATGAACCGACCCGCGGGATCGATATCGGCGCAAAATATGAAATCTACAAATTGATCAATCAGTTGGTGAAGCAACAGATCGCCGTCATCGTGATTTCCTCTGAACTGCCCGAAGTGTTGGGCCTGAGCGACCGGGTGCTGGTGATGCATCAGGGGCGGCTCAAGGCGGATTTACCCAACCGCGGCCTGACGCAGGAGCAGGTGATGGAAGCTGCATTAAGGAGTGAGCCTCATGCTGAAAACCTGGCTGTCTGACCGTACGCCTGCACTGGCGACGTCTTCCGGCGGAACGTCTCGTCGGCGTTCTTTCAATTTACAGGTGCTGGTGATGGTCGCGGCGATCATTGCGATCATGCTGTTTTTCACCTTTATGACCGATGGCGCGTACCTCAGCGCCCGCAATATTTCCAACCTGCTGCGCCAAACCGCCATCACCGGCATTCTGGCGGTGGGTATGGTGTTTGTGATTATTTCCGCCGAAATCGACCTGTCGGTCGGCTCCATGATGGGGCTGCTGGGCGGCGTGGCGGCGATTCTGGATGTCTGGTACGGCTGGCCGTTGCCCCTGACCGTGGCGGTGACGCTGTTATTGGGGTTGTTGCTCGGCGCCTGGAACGGCTGGTGGGTGGCGTATCGGCGCGTGCCGTCGTTCATTGTGACGCTGGCTGGCATGCTGGCGTTTCGCGGCGTGCTGATTGGTATTACCAATGGCACCACGGTATCGCCCACCAGCCCGGCAATGTCGCAGATTGGTCAGAGTTATTTGCCGGAAGGTATGGGATTTTTGTTCGGTATCGTTGGGCTGACGCTGTTTGTGGTATGGCGCTGGCGTCAGCGGCGGCGTCGCCGGCATCTGGGGTTGCCGGTGGCGTCGGCTTCCGGTGATGCCGCTCGCCAGTCGCTGATGGCGGTGCTGGTACTGGGCGCTATCTATTTACTGAATGATTATCGGGGCGTGCCGACACCGGTACTGCTGCTGACGCTTATCATGCTGGGCGGCATGTTTATGGCGATGCGTACGGCTTTCGGACGACGCATTTATGCCGTCGGCGGCAATATCGATGCCGCCCGCCTGTCGGGGGTGAATGTCGAGCGTACCAAGCTGACGGTGTTCGCCATCAACGGCCTGATGGTGGCGGTAGCGGGGCTGGTGCTCAGTTCCCGACTGGGAGCCGGGTCGCCGTCTGCCGGGAATATCGCGGAACTGGACGCTATCGCCGCCTGCGTCATCGGCGGTACCAGTCTGGCGGGTGGAGTCGGCAGTGTGGCCGGTGCGGTGATGGGGGCATTCATCATGGCGTCGCTGGATAACGGTATGAGTATGCTCGATGTGCCCACCTTTTGGCAGTACATCGTCAAGGGCGGCATTTTGCTGTTGGCGGTGTGGATGGATACCGCCACCAAGCACAAAGCCTGACCACTGTGGATGACAGGGATGACGGTACGTCTGCGGCAAAATCAGCGAAACAGTTCGCAAAGTAAGGAAATGGATTTTGGGCTGCCGGTCGGCCGTGCTATTTAGGCGAAAGACCGGCTTTCGACGCCGGATTTCGCCTGAGGAAAGGTGATGCCCGCTATCGCACTGTCCAACGAGAACGTATCGCCATGTTTGAGAAACGCTACCGTATTACATTGCTGTTTAATGCCAACAAAGTGTACGACCGGCAGGTAGTCGAAGGTGTGGGAGAATACCTGCAAGCGTCTCAGTGTGACTGGGATATCTTCATTGAGGAAGACTTCCGTTGCCGTATCGACAATATCCGCGACTGGCTGGGGGACGGCGTGATCGCGGATTTCGATGACCCGGCGATTGTCGCGTTGTTATCCGGGGTGCGCGTGCCGCTGGTGGGCGTGGGCGGCTCTTATCACCATCCACCGGATTACCCGCCGGTGCATTACATCGCCACCGACAATTATGCGTTGGTGGAGAGTGCGTTTTTGCATCTCAAAAATAAAGGGTTGAACCGATTCGCGTTTTACGGCCTGCCGATATCGGTGGGGAAGCGATGGGCGCAAGAGCGGGAACAGGCTTTTCGCCAGTTGGTGTCGGCGGAGCAGTATCAAGGCGTAGTGTATCAGGGCATGGAGACGTCGCCGGACAACTGGCAGTATGCCCAGAACCGGTTGGCGGACTGGATCCAAACCTTGCCGCCACAAACCGGTATTATCGCCGTAACGGATGCCCGCGCCCGCCATCTGTTGCAGGTGTGCGAGCACTTGAATATCGCAGTGCCGGAAAAGCTGTGTGTAATTGGTATCGACAATGAAGAACTCACCCGTTACCTGTCGCGCGTCGCGCTATCTTCGGTGGCGCAAGGGACGCGGCAGATGGGGTATCGAGCCGCCAAATTGCTGCACCAGCTGTTGCTGGCGCCCTATTCGCTGCCGTTGCAACGTGTTCTGGTGCCACCGTTACGGGTGGTGGAACGTAGCTCCACTGATTACCGTTCGGTGCGCGACCCGGCGGTGATTCAGGCGATGCACTTTATCCGCCATCATGCCTGCAAAGGCATTAAGGTGGAACAGGTGTTGGATGCGGTTGGGTTGTCGCGTTCCAATCTTGAAAAACGCTTTAAAGATGAAACCGGGCAAACGATTCACGGCATCATCCATGCTGAAAAGCTGGAGAGGGCAAGAAACCTGCTGGTGTCGACCTCGTTGTCGATTAACGAGATTTCAACGATGTGCGGGTATCCTTCGTTACCGTACTTTTATTCTGTTTTTCGCAAAGATTACGACCTGACGCCGCGCGAATACCGTGAGCGTTATGGTGAAGGCGGTTACGACGATAGTCGCTATGATAATGTTCAGACGACCTATCGGTGTTACCGATGAGCAACGGGGATTATGGTACGACGATGAGAGTTTCGGGGTATAACATGCCCGAAGATGACGAGCGAGAAACAACGTTGGGAGCGACGGCGCGTGCGCGCCGCCGTCATGGTCGCCTGGTTCAGGCAGGCACACGCCAGTAATCGTAATAAATATGCTCGACCTGAAAATTCACATCGTCCTTGTCGTTACTCAGCCGGCTGGCCAGCGTGAATGCGAAATCGAACGCGACGCCGAGCCCTTTGCCGCTGATCAGGTTGCCGTCTTCCACCACTTTTTGGTCGACATATACGCCGTCGGTCACGTCTTTCCAGAGGTCGCCTGAGCAGACGTAGCGGCGCCCTTTCAGCAAATGGTTACCACCCAGCACTCTGGCGGCTGCCGAGCAGAGTGGGCAAATCAGTTTGCCTGCCTCGTCATGGCGGCGGATAAATTCCGTCACCAGCGGGTTGGCCGCCAGGTTCACTGTGCCTTGCGGCCCCCCCGGAATTACCACGGCATCAAACAGCTGGTCCATACTTCTTTCCAGCAGGGCATCTGCAAACATGCGGATATTATGGTAACTAGGCAATTCCAGCCTATCGTGACAGGAAAGCAGGGTGACGTTTAGCTTCGTACGATGCAACACATCGATCACCATAATCGCTTCCGCTTCTTCGAATCCGGGAGCCAACAGAATGGCGACGTTCTTGGCCATGGTATCTCCAGCAATAATCAAGGGGGGAGGGACGAACATCTGTGCCGCCGAGGATAGCAAAGAAACTAACTTAAATTGAAACATCGTTTCAATATTGAGTGGTGGGTCGCGTAATCGATGTTTGCTCGTCTGCACCGTCGATAAATAGCGCTATACTCGCTCCCTTCATACTGCTGTAACCGCGCCGGAAAGACAGGGGCATCGCAGGTGTCTGGAATGACGCTGTGGCGACACGGTTTGATACGCACACCCTCTTTGACGGCTATTTCATATAAGAACGAATCACCGTCACGATCGCTTCCAAATCGGTGGCGCGTTCCGCAGGATCGGCTTCTTCATTCATCAGATGGTCGCGGATGTGGCCTTCCAGCACTTCACCCATCAATCCGTTCACTGCCCCTCGAATAGCGGCAATCTGTTGCAGAATTTCCAGACAGGAGCGCCCGCCGCCGTCCAGGGCTTTTTCCAGTGCTTCTGCCTGGCCTTTGATGCGTCTGACGCGTGTCAGCAGTTTCTTTTTTTCATGAACAGTGTGAGGCATGGCGGCTCCCGTCTTGTATCACCCTATACTGGGGTATAGTATGTTTTCATCATTTCATTTTCAGGCTGGCCTATCGGCTGCCTGATTCGGACGCTAACTATGACGGATTTTTCCTTACTTTTGCAGCAGGGTGTCGCTAATGCCTGGTTATTTATCCCCAGCGCTGTTCTGTTGGGGGCGCTGCATGGCCTGGAGCCGGGTCACTCCAAGACCATGATGGCGGCGTTTATCGTGGCAATCCGCGGCACGGTGAAGCAGGCGGTAATGCTGGGCGTCGCCGCTACATTGTCTCATACCGCCGTGGTCTGGTTGATTGCGTTGGGTGGGATGTATTTGAGCCGGCAGTTTACCGCTGAATCCGCCGAGCCCTGGCTACAGTTTATTTCCGGCATCATTATTTTGGGGACTGCCATCTGGATGTTCTGGCGTACCTGGCGCGACGAGTGGGCATGGAAACAACACCAGCATAGTCATGGTCACCATCATGACCACGGCCACGACCACGAGCATCACGATCACGAACATGCCCATCATCACCATGATGTTTCTCATGCTGATCATCATTCTGGTCATCAACATGATCACACGCGGCCTCAGGGTGAATATCAGGATGCACATGAACGGGCGCACGCCGACGAGATTCGCCAGCGCTTTGCCAACCGGGAGGCGACCAATGGGCAGATTCTATTGTTTGGCCTCACCGGCGGATTGATTCCCTGTCCGGCCGCTATTACGGTGCTGCTGTTGTGTATTCAGGTGAAGGCTTTTACGCTGGGGGCGGCACTGGTGGTCTGTTTCAGTATCGGACTGGCATTGACGCTGGTAGCGGTTGGCGTAGGCGCGGCGCTTAGCGTACAGCATGCCGGCCGCCGCTGGCCGGGATTCGCCGCACTGGCGCGGCGGGCACCTTACTTCTCCAGTGTGCTGATCGCGCTGGTAGGGACGTATATGCTGTTGCATGGCTGGGTACGTTTGCCGTTATAACCGTGCCGACAGTTGTAAAAACGGCGATGTTGTGGCCTTGCTTGCAAGCCTGAGGTTGCCGTTGTGAATTTTTTTCCTGAAAATCCGCCTCTTCTCTTCCGGTCCGCGGGAAAAGATGTTTAAATTATCAATCATAAAATTTGCATAAATATGCATTGATGCGCGATGGTTCATCGCAGTCGATTCTGATGACGCTGTGTCGTGCGCGTCTCAATGCATAACCAGACATTGCGTAACCCGGCGGCAGGGCTGCTAAGCTTAACGCCATCGAAATCAAGCAGGGACTAATAGTTATGACGACGATTTTGAAACATCTTCCGGTGGGCCAGCGGATTGGGATTGCTTTCTCCGGTGGTTTGGATACCAGCGCAGCCTTATTGTGGATGCGTCAGAAAGGCGCTGTGCCGTATGCCTATACCGCGAATCTGGGCCAGCCTGATGAAGATGACTATGACGCCATTCCACGTCGTGCCAAAGAGTACGGTGCTGAAAACGCCCGTCTGATCGATTGCCGTAAACAACTGGTAGCGGAAGGTATTGCTGCGATTCAGTGCGGTGCGTTCCATAACACGACCGGCGGTATGACCTACTTTAACACTACCCCGCTGGGCCGCGCAGTGACCGGCACGATGCTGGTCGCCGCGATGAAGGAAGACGGCGTGAATATCTGGGGCGACGGCAGTACTTACAAAGGTAACGACATTGAGCGTTTCTATCGCTACGGTCTGCTGACCAACGCCGAGCTGAAAATTTACAAACCCTGGCTGGATACCGACTTCATCGACGAACTGGGCGGCCGTCAGGAGATGTCCGAGTTTATGACGAAGTCGGGCTTCGATTACAAAATGTCGGCGGAAAAAGCTTACTCCACCGACTCCAACATGCTGGGCGCAACGCACGAAGCGAAGGATCTGGAATTCCTCAACTCCAGCGTGAAAATCGTCAATCCAATCATGGGTGTGAAATTCTGGGACGAAAACGTACGTATTCCGGCCGAAGAAGTAACGGTACGGTTCGAACGCGGCCACCCGGTAGCGCTGAACGGGCAGACATTCTCTGACGACGTGGAATTGCTGCTGGAAGCCAATCGCATCGGCGGTCGCCACGGTCTTGGCATGAGCGATCAGATCGAAAACCGTATCATTGAGGCGAAAAGCCGCGGTATTTATGAAGCGCCGGGGATGGCGTTGCTGCACATTGCCTACGAGCGCCTGGTTACGGGGATTCATAACGAAGACACCATCGAGCAGTACCACGCTCATGGTCGCCAACTGGGACGTTTGCTGTATCAGGGCCGCTGGTTCGATCCACAGGCGTTGATGCTGCGTGATGCCCTGCAACGTTGGGTGGCCAGCGAAATTACCGGCGAAGTGACGCTGGAACTGCGTCGCGGCAACGACTACTCGATTCTGAACACCGTATCGGACAACCTGACCTACAAGCCGGAACGTCTGACGATGGAAAAAGGCGAATCCGTCTTCTCGCCGGATGACCGTATCGGCCAGCTGACGATGCGTAATCTGGATATCACGGATACTCGCGAAAAACTGTTTAATTACGTGGAAAGCGGGCTGATTTACTCCGGCAACGCCGGCCTGCCGCAGGTTGCTACCCCATCGCTGCAAGACAAGTCTGCAAAATAATCTCGGACTGAATGTAACAAGGGCATCCTATCGGGATGCCCTTGTTTTTTTACGCGCCGTCTTTTGCTTCCCGGCTCCGATGCTCATGTGAATATCAGCGGTTGTTGACCAGATGTTTTTCAACACGGCCCAGCAAGGTGCGCAATTGGTTTTTTTCTTCTTCACTGAATGGGGAGAGAATATCGCGTTCATTTGCGACGTGTTCTTCCACTACCCGGTTGATGAGGGCAAAACCTTCATCGGTCAACTGGATATTTACGGAGCGGCGGTCACCTTCAATCGGCATTCGACGCAGCCAGCCGGCTTGTTCCAGCCTGTCGAGCCGGCTTGTCAACGTGCTGTTGTTAATCATCAGTGCGCTGACAATCTGGGATGGGCTGATGGCATAAGGCGCGCCGCGTCTGCGTAGCGTCGCCAGAATGTCGAACTCGCGTGCGCTCAATTTATATTTGCTGAACACTTTGTCCAGTGCGCGGTCAATCAACAAACTGGTGCGAGAGAGGGTGCCAATCACCAACATCGGTTCAACATCAAGATCGGGGCGTTCATTGCGCCATTGTTGAACTATATCAGATACTTCCAGGTAGCGTGCCATTAACTAATATCCTTAATTAATATATACCCAAAATAATTCGAGTTGCAGGAAGGCAGCCAACGCACCTGCAACGTGAAGTATGACGGGTATAAAAGACCATTCCTTTTTATTGCAGCGTAGGTCAATACCGTTACGCGATCAACCCTACTGTAATATTCTTTAGAGAAATATTCAACGCAGTATGTTATTGACACGGTAATTATGTGAACGTATATTACGAAATCGTAATGTGTAGTGTTGTTTATCGGTGTCACAGGATGTGATGCATCAAGATAAAGGACGATCACAGTGAGTAAGTCAGGAGAACTGCACATGGATGTGCGCCTTCTGTGCGCCTTCTGTACGGCCGGAGAGGCTGTACATGCCTCAGGCTGAGCCGGTTCGGTAAGCCGGATCGCGCTTTTTGGCAGACACAGTTTGAGGAAGGTTCATCTCGTGAAATTAAAAGACTTCGCTTTCTATGCCCCTTGCGTCTGGGGCACCACCTACTTTGTTACGACCCAGTTTCTTCCTGCCGACAAGCCGTTGCTGGCTGCGCTGATTCGTGCGTTGCCGGCGGGTCTTGTTCTCATTTTTGGTAAAAAGCTCCCGCCGGTCAGCTGGTTATGGCGATTATTTGTGCTGGGGGCACTCAATATCGGCGTATTTTTCGTCATGCTGTTTTTTGCGGCTTATCGTCTGCCCGGCGGTGTCGTGGCGCTGGTGGGGTCACTTCAACCGCTTGTCGTCATTCTACTGTCTTTCCTGTTGTTGACGCAGCCGGTGCTGAAAAAACAGATAATGGCGGCGGTTGCCGGCGGGATCGGCATTGTCTTGCTGATTTCATTGCCGGAAGAGCCGTTAAATCCGGCTGGGCTGGCGGCATCGGTACTGGCGACGGTGAGTATGGCGTCGGGGTTAGTGCTGACCAAGAAATGGGGCCGCCCGGCCAGAATGACGATGCTGACGTTCACCGGCTGGCAGCTATTCTGTGGCGGGTTGGTGATTCTGCCGGTACAGATGTTTTTGGAGCCGCTGCCGGATGCCATCACCTGGACTAACCTCGCCGGTTATTTTTACCTGGCTATCCCCGGCTCGCTGTTGGCGTATTTTATGTGGTTTTCCGGTCTTGAGGTTAATTCTCCGGTCATTATGTCGATGTTGGGTTTTCTCAGCCCAATGGTTGCGTTGTTAGTGGGATTTTTATTCCTTCACCAGGGGTTGTCCGGTCCGCAATTGGTGGGTGTGGTACTCATTTTTTCAGCAATTATTATTGTGCAGGATATCTCGTTATTTTTCAGAAGAAAAAATCAATGCCATTAACACGGTCTGATTTTACTTCTAAATGAAATAATATTTTTTGATGTGTGTAGAGAAATTTAACTGATTGGGCAATGTGCTGAGGTGTTGAAAATCGCAATGCATTGAATCTTCTGTATGCCAGTTTTTTGAATGTTAAAAAATAATTAACCTAATACATTTTGGTGATTAAATTAATCGTTAATATCTTGCAGACAGGAAAATAATTTTTTAATTTAATGAGAAGGTGATGTGACGATCGGCAACGTCAGCTGTCGAGGGTTAATCTCACTCGATAATCATGCAGGATGCATTGTTATCAATAATATCATGTACTAATGATTGCTATGTCATTGATGCCAGACGTGAGTCATACCTGCGTCTGCAGGAAAGACATCGTCCGGATATAAACTGACATAATCCCCCCAGGATGAGAGAATATTATGTCTAAAACGGATTTTTCGCATGAATTGCTGCGGTTTAGTGACGAAGTAAAGGACGCGTTGCATACCGGTAAGCCGGTGGTGGCGCTCGAGTCAACAGTGATTGCCCATGGCCTGCCTTACCCCGACAATGTCGCCACCGCCCAAAAAATCGAAGCGGTCGTGCGTGCCGAAGGGGCGATTCCTGCGACGATTGGTATCGAAAACGGCCGATTTCTGATTGGCATGTCAGATGCCGATATCGAACGGTTTGGTGCGACCAACGGTATTCCAAAAGCCAGCAGCCGTGATATTCCGGTGATTCTGGCGCAAGGGGGAAAAGGTGCCACCACTGTGGCGTCGTCGTTAGTGGCGGCGGATCTGGCCGGCATCGCGTTTTTCGCGTCGGCCGGTATTGGCGGCGTACACCGCGGGGCGGAAAAGTCGATGGATATCTCTGCCGACCTGGTCCAGTTTACCCGCTCCCGGGTTGCCGTCGTGTGCGCCGGCGCCAAGAGTATTTTGGATCTTGGTCTGACGCTTGAATACCTGGAAACCCAGTGCGTACCTATCATTTCCTATCAATCTGACGATTTTCCCGCGTTTTACTGCCGTTCCAGTGATTTTCCCAGCCCCCATCGCCTGGATGACCCTGCTGTGGTTGCTCGTTCCATTGAGATGCACTGGAAGCTGGGTAACCGTAGTTCAGTGCTGATTACCCACCCTATTCATGAAAGCGAGGCTATCGATAAAGATGAGGTCGAGTCGATTATCCGTGAAGCCGCGCTTCAGGCGGAACATGAGGGAATTCGCGGGCCGGGCGCCACGCCGTATTTGATGCGTGCCGTCGCCAGGGCGACGCAAGGACGAACAGTAAAAGCGAATATGTCGGTACTGATCAGTACGGCGGCGTTGGCCGGCAAACTGGCCTGCGCCCATACCGATTACCTGCGACAGCACAATCAGGCATAAGGATATGTCTCATGAAACCACTGGTTATTTTTGATTTAGACGGCACGCTGGTCGATACGCCGAGCGGTATCGTCAGTGCGTTTGTGACGACATTGCGTGATCTGGGTCTGCCGTGTGAGGATCGCCGCGCTATTCGCGCCACCATCGGTTTACCGCTGGAAAAAGCGTTTAGCCAGCTTTTGTCGCTGCCGGTTGATGATGAACGGGTTGCGGCGGCTATCAGGCGATATCAGGCTGTTTTCCGCGAGCAGGTGCTGCCTCTGGCGCCAGGGCTGGTATTCCCGGGGGTGGTGGACGGCCTGAGCTTGCTCCAACGCCAGGGCTATGCGTTGGCGGTAGCCACCAGCAAGGTCTTTGTCAGCGCTCAGGCATTGCTGGAGGCGGCGGGATTGTGGCCGTTCTTCGATCTGGTGCTGGGGGCCGATATGGTAACGCACCCTAAGCCGCACCCTGAAATGGGGTTGCTGGCGATGTCGCGTCTGGGGGCCGGTGCCTCAACCACCGCCATGGTGGGAGACACCACCCATGATCTGTTGATGGCGAAACAAGCGGGGATGGTGGCTATCGGGGTTACCTGGGGTATTCATCACGTCGAGCAGCTTAAATCGGCGGAGCCGCAGGTTATTGTTGATACATTCGGCGAGGTAGTCGGGGCTGCCCACGCATTATTAAAATTGTCTTCGTCCCCGGTGTCTTATTATTAATTCTTTCTGATTTTTCTTAATCGATTTATTTGTTCTGCATAGGTATTTGGCCTGAAGACAGGAGTCTTCGGCTAAATACTGTATATACCCGTCATACTTCAAGTTGCAGGTGCGTTGGCTGCGTTCGTTCACCCGAATCACTTACCTGAGTAAGCTCATCGGGATGAAATGAGAGACATCCTGTCTCTCACCAGAGGCCAGCCGTTGGCTGGTCAAATTCGTTCCCGACGAATTGGTCACTCTCTTGCCGCCTTCCTGCAACTCGAATTATTTCGGGTATATGACGTTTTTACCTTGAAATAAACCTGTTAATTATATTTTTACCGATTCATGTATGAGGATTGTAATGGATAACATCTCGAATCACGCGATGAATTACCCCGCATTGGTATTGAATAAAGGATTATTACCGAATGATGACACCGCTTCGCTGTCTCGTTATCTTTTTTCTGCCCTGACATTGGCTGTGTCGCGTATTACTCAAAGCGAGGAAATGGTGGTTGGTTTTCATTTGCCGCCACAAGAAGTCTCTGTTTGGGAAAATAACAATCATATTCATGGGGATATTATTCCCCTGAATATTCCATTGAATAGTTCTACGCCAATTTGCGGATTTATTCAGAATATAACGGACTGGATGACGCCGGACACTATTCAGCAGAACAATGACATGAACATCCGGGTGCTGACATTGGGCAGACAACAGGCACCGCCTGATGTCTTTGACCTGGAAGTGACATGGCGGCCGCCCGTGGATAATGAGCCGGTTCGGGCGCTGGTTTGTTATGTCGATAGCAGCGAAGAGACATTCACGTTAACGCTACGGTCTAATCCCGCTCGTTTTAGTTCGGCACTGGTGCAGACATTGCCTGCGGTATGGCGCCAGATAATCGAGTTTGCCGGAAAAAACGGTGTGGAAACGCTACGAGATATCCGTCTGATTGACGACGATGAGCGTGACCATGTCCTGCATCGCTTTAATCAGACCGACCACGCA
Encoded here:
- a CDS encoding nickel/cobalt efflux protein RcnA; its protein translation is MTDFSLLLQQGVANAWLFIPSAVLLGALHGLEPGHSKTMMAAFIVAIRGTVKQAVMLGVAATLSHTAVVWLIALGGMYLSRQFTAESAEPWLQFISGIIILGTAIWMFWRTWRDEWAWKQHQHSHGHHHDHGHDHEHHDHEHAHHHHDVSHADHHSGHQHDHTRPQGEYQDAHERAHADEIRQRFANREATNGQILLFGLTGGLIPCPAAITVLLLCIQVKAFTLGAALVVCFSIGLALTLVAVGVGAALSVQHAGRRWPGFAALARRAPYFSSVLIALVGTYMLLHGWVRLPL
- a CDS encoding HAD family hydrolase — its product is MKPLVIFDLDGTLVDTPSGIVSAFVTTLRDLGLPCEDRRAIRATIGLPLEKAFSQLLSLPVDDERVAAAIRRYQAVFREQVLPLAPGLVFPGVVDGLSLLQRQGYALAVATSKVFVSAQALLEAAGLWPFFDLVLGADMVTHPKPHPEMGLLAMSRLGAGASTTAMVGDTTHDLLMAKQAGMVAIGVTWGIHHVEQLKSAEPQVIVDTFGEVVGAAHALLKLSSSPVSYY
- a CDS encoding MarR family winged helix-turn-helix transcriptional regulator, whose product is MARYLEVSDIVQQWRNERPDLDVEPMLVIGTLSRTSLLIDRALDKVFSKYKLSAREFDILATLRRRGAPYAISPSQIVSALMINNSTLTSRLDRLEQAGWLRRMPIEGDRRSVNIQLTDEGFALINRVVEEHVANERDILSPFSEEEKNQLRTLLGRVEKHLVNNR
- a CDS encoding pseudouridine-5'-phosphate glycosidase, yielding MSKTDFSHELLRFSDEVKDALHTGKPVVALESTVIAHGLPYPDNVATAQKIEAVVRAEGAIPATIGIENGRFLIGMSDADIERFGATNGIPKASSRDIPVILAQGGKGATTVASSLVAADLAGIAFFASAGIGGVHRGAEKSMDISADLVQFTRSRVAVVCAGAKSILDLGLTLEYLETQCVPIISYQSDDFPAFYCRSSDFPSPHRLDDPAVVARSIEMHWKLGNRSSVLITHPIHESEAIDKDEVESIIREAALQAEHEGIRGPGATPYLMRAVARATQGRTVKANMSVLISTAALAGKLACAHTDYLRQHNQA
- a CDS encoding carboxylate/amino acid/amine transporter, whose amino-acid sequence is MKLKDFAFYAPCVWGTTYFVTTQFLPADKPLLAALIRALPAGLVLIFGKKLPPVSWLWRLFVLGALNIGVFFVMLFFAAYRLPGGVVALVGSLQPLVVILLSFLLLTQPVLKKQIMAAVAGGIGIVLLISLPEEPLNPAGLAASVLATVSMASGLVLTKKWGRPARMTMLTFTGWQLFCGGLVILPVQMFLEPLPDAITWTNLAGYFYLAIPGSLLAYFMWFSGLEVNSPVIMSMLGFLSPMVALLVGFLFLHQGLSGPQLVGVVLIFSAIIIVQDISLFFRRKNQCH
- the argG gene encoding argininosuccinate synthase, which codes for MTTILKHLPVGQRIGIAFSGGLDTSAALLWMRQKGAVPYAYTANLGQPDEDDYDAIPRRAKEYGAENARLIDCRKQLVAEGIAAIQCGAFHNTTGGMTYFNTTPLGRAVTGTMLVAAMKEDGVNIWGDGSTYKGNDIERFYRYGLLTNAELKIYKPWLDTDFIDELGGRQEMSEFMTKSGFDYKMSAEKAYSTDSNMLGATHEAKDLEFLNSSVKIVNPIMGVKFWDENVRIPAEEVTVRFERGHPVALNGQTFSDDVELLLEANRIGGRHGLGMSDQIENRIIEAKSRGIYEAPGMALLHIAYERLVTGIHNEDTIEQYHAHGRQLGRLLYQGRWFDPQALMLRDALQRWVASEITGEVTLELRRGNDYSILNTVSDNLTYKPERLTMEKGESVFSPDDRIGQLTMRNLDITDTREKLFNYVESGLIYSGNAGLPQVATPSLQDKSAK